The Deinobacterium chartae genome includes a window with the following:
- a CDS encoding IS5 family transposase (programmed frameshift) encodes MKGYKRNLLLPPEAPKGGRPRIPDRDTLEGILYVLKTGTPWEHLPLELGYGSGMTCWRRLRDWHEAGVFTRLHQVLLDRMNEAEQPDWSRASLDSTTVPAARGGSQTGLNPTDRGRPDSERQVIVDGRGTPLAVLISPANHHDSMLFEPLPDAVPLVRNGRWGHPRKRPEKVYADKAYDIPRCRRACVQRRIKVRIARRGVESSERLGRKRWVVERTLSWFSRFRRLRGRYEVRAGIHLAFTQLACCLITFKQHARFC; translated from the exons GTGAAGGGGTATAAAAGAAATCTTTTGCTGCCACCCGAAGCACCCAAAGGCGGCAGACCCCGCATCCCCGACCGCGACACGCTCGAGGGCATCCTCTACGTCCTCAAGACCGGCACGCCCTGGGAGCATCTGCCGCTCGAACTCGGGTACGGCAGTGGCATGACCTGCTGGCGACGGTTACGCGACTGGCACGAAGCAGGTGTCTTCACCCGCCTGCATCAGGTACTGCTCGACCGCATGAACGAGGCGGAGCAGCCCGACTGGAGCCGCGCGAGTCTCGACAGCACGACCGTTCCCGCGGCACGGGGGGGCTCGCAAACCGGTCTGAACCCGACGGATCGAGGACGGCCGGACAGTGAACGTCAGGTGATCGTCGATGGTCGCGGGACGCCCCTGGCGGTCTTGATTTCACCCGCGAATCATCATGACAGCATGCTGTTCGAACCGCTGCCGGACGCCGTTCCCCTGGTGCGTAACGGGCGGTGGGGCCATCCGAGGAAGCGCCCTGAGAAGGTCTACGCGGACAAGGCATACGACATCCCGAGGTGCCGTCGAGCCTGTGTCCAACGGCGTATCAAGGTGCGCATCGCGCGTCGCGGGGTGGAGTCGAGCGAGCGTCTGGGTCGTA AGCGGTGGGTGGTGGAGCGGACGTTGTCGTGGTTCAGCCGGTTTCGTCGTTTACGGGGGCGGTATGAGGTGCGGGCGGGCATTCACTTGGCGTTCACGCAGTTGGCGTGCTGCCTGATCACCTTCAAGCAGCACGCCAGGTTTTGTTAG
- a CDS encoding GspH/FimT family pseudopilin gives MYECPSGRLRPTRRSGFSLIELLVVIAIIGVLATIAAINLRDLDQPLHNARDQFAGTLRQARIRAISSTSAYFVQIPASGTQAISYTAQNCRVTDKTKWTEQRALQLKLPEGVKIATGNTTLTVCFTARGLAQAGQTFTLTDTKGRTAQVQLLLGGGIEVAQ, from the coding sequence ATGTATGAGTGCCCCTCCGGCAGACTACGCCCCACACGGCGGTCAGGCTTCTCGCTCATCGAGCTGCTTGTTGTCATAGCGATCATCGGCGTTCTGGCAACCATCGCTGCTATCAACCTCCGGGATCTGGATCAACCCCTGCACAACGCTCGAGACCAGTTCGCTGGGACCCTACGGCAGGCCCGCATACGCGCCATCTCCAGCACCTCGGCCTATTTCGTGCAAATCCCGGCGAGCGGCACCCAGGCAATCAGCTACACCGCACAAAACTGTCGCGTGACCGACAAAACCAAGTGGACAGAACAAAGGGCGTTGCAACTCAAGCTGCCCGAGGGTGTCAAGATCGCCACAGGCAACACTACCCTGACCGTCTGCTTCACGGCCCGCGGCCTAGCACAGGCAGGTCAAACCTTCACGCTGACCGACACCAAAGGACGCACGGCCCAAGTCCAGCTGCTTCTGGGCGGAGGAATTGAGGTGGCCCAGTGA
- a CDS encoding prepilin-type N-terminal cleavage/methylation domain-containing protein → MIKRRSQGFTLIEVLIALTVFGIAMMAIIPMFVSNMQMNSDSELRTQGAHLAQDYIEALRLKDPGALAAETKTVNVGSRTFRIESEYCTKSSLCGSGSKHILVKVRHNNEIVFQTETVFTQLNTEISP, encoded by the coding sequence GTGATAAAAAGACGCTCCCAAGGCTTTACCCTGATCGAGGTTCTGATCGCCCTCACCGTCTTTGGCATTGCCATGATGGCCATCATTCCAATGTTCGTCAGTAATATGCAGATGAACTCGGACAGCGAACTTCGCACTCAGGGAGCCCACCTCGCGCAGGACTACATCGAAGCGCTGCGCCTGAAGGATCCGGGTGCGCTGGCAGCAGAGACCAAGACCGTGAATGTGGGTTCACGCACCTTCAGGATCGAAAGCGAGTACTGCACCAAGTCCAGTCTGTGCGGCAGCGGCAGCAAACACATCCTAGTGAAAGTGAGGCACAACAATGAAATCGTCTTCCAGACGGAAACTGTCTTTACGCAGCTCAATACCGAGATCAGCCCGTGA
- a CDS encoding PilW family protein codes for MKSSSRRKLSLRSSIPRSAREAGFTLIEMLIAIAIGGVVITLALTATMSSRRLYQLDSARTGLNQNLRTGMSMMVNDVRQAGERLNNELPAVQIIKQAGKPDQLIIRRSIMDITLPVCKPLKSGSNTDVIFVSVKGNSSSNPNCKEEGVDKRIEEWKNYRLSQPGQSVRVYIYQPPYSVGSVQYPAYGEFFTYDAEDRSGLHLHKSSGHWKNNYDDDRQPILYIMEERKYTLNPTTKRLTLEENEGAPQDIVANVNDFKVFAYKRTVDSNVVQKITTSFGANAGDKWKDLAYVEITLAGQDSRSGQRVNRTMTEIAVPRNILSK; via the coding sequence ATGAAATCGTCTTCCAGACGGAAACTGTCTTTACGCAGCTCAATACCGAGATCAGCCCGTGAGGCCGGTTTTACGCTGATCGAGATGCTCATTGCGATCGCGATCGGCGGGGTCGTGATCACCCTGGCCCTCACGGCCACCATGTCCAGCCGGCGCCTGTACCAGCTGGACAGTGCCCGCACCGGTCTGAACCAGAACCTGCGCACCGGCATGAGCATGATGGTCAACGACGTCCGGCAGGCCGGAGAACGCCTGAACAACGAACTGCCCGCGGTTCAGATCATCAAGCAGGCCGGTAAGCCGGACCAGCTGATTATCCGGCGCAGCATCATGGACATCACCCTGCCCGTCTGCAAACCGCTCAAAAGCGGCAGCAACACAGATGTCATCTTTGTATCGGTCAAGGGAAACTCGAGCAGCAATCCCAACTGTAAAGAAGAGGGCGTCGACAAACGTATTGAAGAGTGGAAAAACTACAGATTAAGTCAACCCGGCCAGTCTGTACGGGTGTACATCTACCAACCCCCTTACAGCGTAGGCAGCGTTCAATATCCGGCCTACGGGGAGTTTTTCACCTACGACGCCGAAGACCGCTCGGGCCTGCACCTTCACAAGAGCAGCGGACACTGGAAGAACAACTACGATGATGACAGACAGCCGATTCTGTACATCATGGAAGAGCGCAAGTACACGCTGAACCCCACGACAAAACGCCTGACCCTAGAAGAGAATGAAGGCGCCCCTCAGGACATCGTAGCCAACGTCAATGATTTTAAGGTCTTTGCCTACAAACGAACGGTAGATTCGAACGTCGTACAGAAAATCACGACTTCTTTCGGAGCGAACGCCGGCGACAAGTGGAAGGATCTGGCCTATGTGGAGATCACCCTTGCCGGTCAGGACAGCCGCAGCGGGCAACGGGTCAACCGCACGATGACCGAGATCGCCGTACCTCGCAACATTTTGTCCAAGTAG
- a CDS encoding pilus assembly PilX family protein, which translates to MRRQAGYALITVLVMLVVLMALLTAYFVITRVESVSATTSADNINAFYAAEAGLNLRAEKIRSKFLDYQTPQGITPDTSNNRQACTTGNQGSQDFACESTVLGKKTVLTYVTGNTNAPEHIIIPPDEGLFSGLNASQYTYTVNSEARSAAGADPDTLLQMRFKSRQVPMFQFAAFFKDDLEILPSPNMTLNGRVHTNSSLYLGSGNTLTIRGQTTYVDRLFRGRKNTTECTGVVRIYDPVNPRDLPPCSGGRTQINQSQLTAFNGQVAQSPTLTLPTLNSLDPSPVNTHWDKADLRIMLVVNKGPQTPSASLGALDYTGTPSSTNVKNHLDRFISDTRSFEVRDRNGVRMVAATNYLNSSNCTGALGVSKSFYNYREKAPIYMLEVDYGALRQCIINDTTNQLQIPKGLANDSGNGMVWYFGFADGGTFSGRKDSNLGVRIRNARYLGTKSIPSSSLPPSSNATLSETSRCSTSSLTCDLQGLTIVSNQAVYLAGDFNVDDNTYRWRPASILADSINVLSNAWAQGPAQDATRAYSRSGPAAQDTEVNAAFLAGTDISQGSNYSGGLENYPRFHENWGGKTLFYSGSFVSLGTANHVNGIWRDQRYDAPLRAWDYDRRFDNPKLLPPLAPQFVYLRQELFARQYER; encoded by the coding sequence ATGAGAAGACAAGCTGGCTACGCGCTGATAACCGTACTGGTGATGCTGGTGGTCCTGATGGCCCTGCTCACCGCGTACTTTGTGATTACCCGGGTCGAATCCGTCTCCGCCACCACCTCCGCAGACAACATCAATGCCTTTTACGCGGCCGAGGCCGGCCTGAACCTGCGCGCCGAGAAAATCCGCAGCAAGTTCTTGGACTACCAGACCCCGCAGGGCATCACGCCCGATACCAGCAACAACCGACAGGCGTGCACCACCGGCAACCAGGGAAGTCAGGACTTCGCCTGCGAGAGCACGGTGCTGGGCAAGAAAACCGTCTTGACCTACGTCACCGGAAACACGAACGCCCCAGAACACATCATCATCCCGCCGGATGAAGGTCTGTTTTCCGGACTGAACGCCAGCCAGTACACCTACACGGTCAATTCCGAAGCGCGCAGCGCAGCGGGGGCGGACCCCGACACCCTGCTCCAGATGCGTTTCAAGAGCCGTCAGGTGCCGATGTTCCAGTTCGCGGCCTTTTTCAAGGACGACCTCGAGATTCTTCCCAGCCCCAATATGACGCTGAACGGCCGGGTGCACACCAACAGCAGCCTGTACCTGGGCTCCGGAAACACCCTGACCATCCGCGGCCAGACGACCTATGTTGACCGGCTGTTCCGGGGCCGCAAGAACACCACGGAGTGCACCGGTGTGGTCAGGATCTACGATCCGGTTAACCCCCGCGACCTGCCCCCTTGCTCGGGCGGCAGAACCCAGATCAACCAGAGCCAGCTGACCGCCTTTAACGGTCAAGTCGCCCAGTCCCCGACCCTGACCCTGCCCACCCTGAACTCGCTGGACCCCTCGCCGGTCAACACCCACTGGGACAAGGCGGACCTCCGGATCATGCTGGTCGTCAACAAAGGTCCCCAGACGCCCTCTGCCAGCTTAGGCGCCCTGGACTACACCGGCACCCCCAGCTCGACCAACGTTAAAAACCACCTCGACAGGTTCATCTCGGACACCCGCTCGTTCGAGGTCCGGGATCGCAACGGCGTCCGGATGGTCGCCGCCACCAACTACCTCAACTCCTCAAACTGCACCGGCGCGCTGGGAGTCAGCAAGAGCTTTTACAACTACCGTGAAAAAGCCCCGATTTACATGCTCGAGGTGGACTACGGCGCTCTGAGGCAGTGCATCATCAACGACACCACCAACCAGCTTCAGATTCCCAAGGGCCTTGCCAACGACTCGGGGAACGGGATGGTCTGGTACTTCGGCTTCGCCGATGGCGGAACGTTTAGCGGCCGCAAGGACAGCAACCTGGGCGTCCGCATCCGCAACGCCAGGTACCTGGGCACCAAATCGATTCCCTCGAGCAGCCTTCCTCCGTCCTCCAACGCCACGCTTTCCGAGACGTCCCGCTGCTCGACGAGCTCCCTGACCTGTGACCTGCAGGGACTCACCATCGTCAGCAACCAGGCGGTTTATTTGGCCGGCGACTTTAACGTGGATGACAATACGTACCGCTGGCGTCCGGCCTCGATCCTGGCCGACTCGATCAACGTGCTCTCAAACGCGTGGGCGCAAGGCCCCGCTCAGGATGCCACTCGGGCTTACTCGAGAAGCGGGCCCGCCGCTCAGGACACCGAGGTCAATGCCGCGTTCCTCGCGGGTACGGACATCAGTCAGGGCAGCAACTACTCCGGCGGCCTCGAGAACTACCCCCGCTTTCATGAGAACTGGGGTGGAAAAACCCTGTTCTACAGCGGCTCTTTTGTAAGTTTGGGTACCGCCAATCACGTCAACGGCATCTGGCGCGACCAGAGATACGACGCGCCACTGCGCGCCTGGGACTATGACCGCCGCTTTGATAACCCCAAACTGCTTCCGCCCCTGGCTCCACAGTTCGTCTATCTGCGGCAGGAACTCTTTGCACGTCAGTACGAACGCTAG
- a CDS encoding prepilin-type N-terminal cleavage/methylation domain-containing protein — protein sequence MKDSTQGFTLLELLIVIAIIGILAAVLLPNLVGARGAANKRALQGHSSTVYKVAVAIMAEDATLSGTDVASAVNGECMKDNVGVIPVQGTHFKYGWNAVPAAVKDGGSCSVSFANNDFVVEVKGGPSADNLTSVNGGQPK from the coding sequence ATGAAGGATTCTACTCAAGGCTTTACCCTGCTCGAACTGCTGATCGTCATTGCGATCATCGGCATTCTGGCTGCCGTGCTGCTCCCTAATCTGGTAGGCGCGCGTGGCGCAGCGAACAAACGAGCCCTACAGGGACACAGTTCCACCGTCTACAAGGTAGCCGTTGCCATCATGGCCGAAGACGCGACCTTGTCCGGCACCGATGTCGCCTCAGCCGTAAACGGCGAATGCATGAAAGACAACGTTGGAGTCATTCCGGTTCAAGGAACCCATTTCAAGTACGGATGGAATGCGGTTCCCGCCGCAGTCAAAGACGGAGGATCTTGCAGCGTCAGTTTTGCAAACAACGACTTCGTCGTTGAGGTCAAAGGCGGCCCATCGGCCGACAATCTCACCTCGGTCAACGGCGGGCAACCCAAGTAA
- a CDS encoding FAD-binding dehydrogenase translates to MGQDADAIIVGAGLAGLVAAAELLDAGRRVIVLEQEPEASLGGQAFWSFGGLFLVGSPEQRRLGIRDSRELAWQDWLGSAGFDREDDHWPRRWAEAYVDFAAGEKYAWLRALGVRFFPVVQWAERGGYLARGHGNSVPRFHVTWGTGPGVLEPFVRRVQQGVQAGRLSLRFRHRVTGLSLSQGAVDGVHGEILEEHAAVRGARSSRVVAGEFALRAEAVIVTSGGIGGNHDLVRRNWPQRLGAPPKRMISGVPDHVDGRMLEVVAAHGGRVIHPDRMWHYPEGILNYAPVWSRHGIRILSGPSPLWLDAQGRRLPVPLFPGFDSLGALEHIARSGFDHSWFVLNQRIIEREFALSGSEQNPDLTGRSVLRTLGRVLPGATPPVEAFKRQGEDFIVRATLPELVRGMNDLTPHAPIDPQLLEAEILARDREVAHRFTKDLQITAIRGARNYLGDKLVRVARPHRILDPSAGPLIAVRLHILTRKTLGGLETDLEGRVLRAGGEPVGGLYAAGEVAGFGGGGMHGYRALEGTFLGGCLFSGRVAGRAVAARLE, encoded by the coding sequence ATGGGGCAGGATGCAGATGCAATCATCGTGGGAGCCGGGCTCGCCGGACTGGTCGCCGCCGCCGAGCTGCTGGACGCCGGGCGGCGCGTCATCGTGCTCGAGCAGGAGCCCGAGGCCTCGCTGGGCGGTCAGGCGTTCTGGTCGTTCGGTGGCCTGTTTCTGGTCGGTTCGCCCGAACAGCGGCGGCTGGGCATCCGCGACTCGCGCGAGCTCGCCTGGCAAGACTGGCTGGGCTCGGCCGGCTTTGACCGCGAGGACGACCACTGGCCGCGCCGCTGGGCCGAGGCCTACGTGGATTTCGCCGCGGGCGAGAAGTACGCGTGGCTGCGCGCTCTGGGCGTGCGCTTCTTTCCGGTGGTGCAGTGGGCCGAGCGCGGCGGTTACCTCGCCCGGGGCCACGGCAACTCGGTCCCGCGTTTTCACGTCACCTGGGGTACCGGTCCCGGTGTCCTCGAGCCGTTCGTGCGCCGGGTGCAGCAGGGTGTGCAGGCCGGGCGACTCTCGCTGCGCTTTCGCCACCGCGTGACCGGCCTGAGCCTGAGCCAGGGCGCGGTAGACGGCGTACACGGCGAAATCCTCGAGGAGCATGCGGCCGTGCGCGGCGCGCGCTCCTCGAGGGTGGTGGCGGGCGAATTCGCGCTGCGCGCGGAGGCCGTGATCGTGACCTCCGGCGGTATCGGCGGCAATCACGACCTTGTGCGGCGCAACTGGCCCCAGCGCCTGGGCGCCCCCCCGAAGCGCATGATCTCGGGCGTGCCCGACCACGTGGACGGCCGCATGCTCGAGGTGGTCGCGGCCCACGGTGGGCGGGTCATTCACCCGGACCGCATGTGGCACTATCCCGAGGGCATCCTCAACTACGCCCCGGTCTGGAGCCGCCACGGCATCCGCATTCTCAGCGGGCCCTCGCCGCTGTGGCTCGATGCGCAGGGGCGGCGCCTGCCCGTGCCGCTGTTTCCCGGTTTTGACAGCCTGGGTGCGCTCGAGCACATCGCCCGCAGCGGATTTGACCACTCGTGGTTCGTGCTCAACCAGCGCATCATCGAGCGCGAGTTCGCGCTCTCCGGCTCCGAGCAGAACCCGGATCTCACCGGACGCAGCGTGCTGCGCACCCTCGGGCGGGTTCTGCCGGGAGCCACCCCTCCGGTCGAGGCCTTCAAGCGGCAGGGCGAGGATTTCATCGTGCGCGCCACCCTGCCCGAGCTCGTGCGCGGCATGAACGACCTCACCCCGCACGCCCCCATCGACCCGCAGCTCCTCGAGGCCGAAATTCTCGCGCGTGACCGCGAGGTCGCGCACCGCTTCACCAAGGACTTGCAGATCACCGCCATCCGGGGCGCACGCAACTACCTCGGCGACAAACTGGTGCGGGTCGCCCGGCCCCACCGCATCCTCGATCCCTCGGCGGGGCCGCTCATCGCGGTGCGGCTGCACATCCTCACCCGCAAGACCCTGGGCGGCCTGGAAACCGACCTCGAGGGGCGCGTGCTGCGCGCAGGCGGTGAGCCGGTAGGGGGCCTGTACGCCGCCGGAGAGGTCGCGGGCTTCGGCGGGGGAGGCATGCACGGTTACCGCGCCCTCGAGGGGACCTTTCTGGGAGGGTGCCTGTTTTCGGGTCGTGTGGCCGGGCGCGCAGTGGCGGCCCGTCTGGAGTAG
- the glp gene encoding gephyrin-like molybdotransferase Glp, whose translation MPDFPMNISIPEAVAALEAALPRPVEEHRPLAQARGRVLSQDLTALCDHPGLDDSALDGIAVRLEDTREADEARPVTLEVIGESRAGAAFGGKLEAGQAVRIYTGAPVPSGADGIVPVERLAFEANRVRVLAPGRAQDIRRQGSDFAVGDLGLPRGTLLRPPALALAAAMGYATLPVWRPWRVALLSTGDEVREPGEALEPGQVYDSNLYGLAALLEEMGVQAVRLPHALDTPEALTAALGPLGEVDLLLTSGGVSMGRYDLVRDLLIDQGQVDFWKVRIRPGGPAILGRWRDLPVFGLPGNPVSALVVFEVIVRPALLRAQGHTGEPHRFTQAVSRSHFRSVEGKTAFWRALLSREGESFAAYAYHNQLSSGLRGLATSNALVVVEPGLEVRPGDTVQAMWL comes from the coding sequence ATGCCGGATTTTCCGATGAACATCAGCATCCCCGAGGCGGTGGCGGCCCTCGAGGCGGCTCTCCCCCGCCCGGTCGAGGAGCACCGCCCGCTCGCGCAGGCGCGCGGGCGGGTGCTCTCGCAGGACCTGACGGCGCTGTGCGACCACCCGGGCCTGGATGACAGCGCGCTCGACGGAATCGCCGTGCGCCTCGAGGATACGCGCGAGGCCGACGAAGCCCGGCCGGTGACCCTCGAGGTGATCGGGGAATCGCGCGCGGGAGCGGCCTTCGGGGGAAAGCTGGAGGCCGGGCAGGCGGTGCGCATCTACACCGGGGCTCCGGTGCCCAGCGGCGCGGACGGCATCGTGCCGGTCGAGCGCCTGGCTTTCGAGGCGAACCGGGTGCGGGTTCTGGCCCCCGGGCGCGCGCAGGACATCCGCAGGCAAGGCAGCGATTTCGCGGTGGGCGACCTGGGACTGCCCCGCGGAACCCTGCTGCGTCCCCCGGCGCTGGCGCTGGCCGCCGCGATGGGCTACGCCACGCTTCCGGTGTGGCGGCCCTGGCGGGTGGCCCTGCTGTCTACCGGAGACGAGGTGCGCGAACCGGGCGAGGCCCTCGAGCCGGGGCAGGTGTACGACTCGAACCTGTACGGTCTCGCGGCGCTGCTCGAGGAGATGGGCGTGCAGGCGGTCCGCCTGCCCCACGCTCTGGATACCCCTGAGGCCCTTACGGCGGCGCTGGGTCCGCTGGGCGAGGTGGACCTGCTGCTGACCAGCGGCGGGGTCAGCATGGGCCGCTACGACCTGGTGCGCGACCTCCTGATCGACCAGGGCCAGGTGGACTTCTGGAAGGTCCGTATCCGCCCGGGGGGGCCGGCGATCCTGGGCCGCTGGCGCGACCTGCCGGTGTTCGGGCTGCCGGGCAACCCGGTCTCGGCGCTGGTGGTGTTCGAGGTGATCGTGCGCCCGGCCCTGCTGCGCGCCCAGGGACACACCGGGGAACCGCACCGTTTCACGCAGGCGGTGTCCCGCAGCCATTTCCGGAGCGTGGAGGGCAAGACCGCCTTCTGGCGCGCCCTGCTGAGCCGCGAGGGCGAGAGCTTCGCGGCCTACGCCTACCACAACCAGCTCTCCAGCGGTCTGCGCGGGCTGGCCACCTCGAATGCGCTGGTGGTGGTAGAGCCCGGCCTCGAGGTGCGCCCGGGCGATACGGTGCAGGCCATGTGGTTGTAA
- a CDS encoding cytochrome P450 has product MTFARRTLPAPPRRWPPLGHLPDWGGHPLELLEAGARLGPLFELNLGLRTVVGYSPGFNRRLLSDLSAFRSAGSFSRLVPYLAGGVILTDAPAHRERRATLNPSFHARSLEALRQRVRAAIRPVRGEFDALAWADTNVRRMLNAAFFSGEFEDALLHAYLAPLRRPFPLPMLPRPAVFARFRAELRRLGALRRVRGGDDLLAQLCRLEGGLEETRIALGAAHDTTTHTLAWTLWHLAAYPQWRHPEGLGPVIRETLRLFPPGWMGSRRLARDLEVDGCALPRGTLVMYSPYLTHRDPSLWPEPLAFRPQRFLHKPPAWAYLPFGGGERTCLGMHLAQLLLEEALSGFLDGTLRPCGGDPRPRPGVTLGPAGPLHLSFWP; this is encoded by the coding sequence GTGACCTTCGCGCGGCGCACACTGCCTGCGCCGCCGCGCCGCTGGCCGCCGCTGGGCCACCTGCCCGACTGGGGCGGGCACCCGCTGGAACTGCTCGAGGCCGGAGCGCGCCTGGGACCCCTGTTCGAGCTGAACCTGGGGCTGCGGACGGTGGTGGGGTACAGCCCCGGGTTCAACCGCCGCCTGCTCTCCGACCTGTCCGCGTTTCGCAGCGCGGGATCGTTCAGCCGCCTGGTCCCTTATTTGGCAGGCGGGGTCATCTTGACCGATGCTCCCGCGCACCGCGAGCGCCGCGCCACCCTGAACCCGAGCTTTCACGCCCGTTCCCTCGAGGCGCTGCGCCAGCGGGTCCGCGCCGCCATCCGGCCGGTGCGGGGCGAGTTCGATGCGCTGGCCTGGGCCGATACGAACGTGCGCCGCATGCTCAACGCCGCCTTTTTCTCGGGCGAATTCGAGGACGCGCTGCTGCACGCCTACCTTGCCCCGCTGCGCCGTCCGTTTCCGCTGCCGATGCTGCCCCGCCCTGCCGTGTTCGCGCGCTTCCGGGCCGAGCTGCGCCGCCTGGGCGCGCTTCGGCGCGTTCGGGGCGGAGACGACCTGCTCGCGCAGTTGTGCCGTCTCGAGGGTGGCCTCGAGGAGACCCGGATCGCGCTGGGTGCTGCGCACGACACCACCACGCACACGCTGGCCTGGACGCTGTGGCACTTGGCGGCCTACCCGCAGTGGCGCCATCCCGAGGGGTTGGGCCCGGTCATCCGCGAGACCCTGCGCCTGTTCCCGCCGGGTTGGATGGGCAGCCGTCGCCTCGCACGGGACCTCGAGGTGGACGGCTGCGCGCTGCCACGCGGGACCCTGGTGATGTACAGCCCGTATCTGACCCACCGTGACCCCAGCCTGTGGCCGGAACCGCTGGCGTTCCGGCCACAGCGTTTCTTGCACAAACCTCCGGCCTGGGCTTACCTGCCGTTCGGTGGCGGCGAGCGCACCTGCTTGGGCATGCACCTCGCGCAGTTGCTGCTCGAGGAGGCCCTGAGCGGTTTTCTGGACGGAACCCTGCGCCCGTGCGGCGGAGATCCCCGGCCCCGCCCGGGCGTGACCCTCGGGCCTGCCGGGCCGCTGCACCTGAGCTTTTGGCCCTGA
- a CDS encoding FAD-dependent oxidoreductase — MRVVVIGAGFAGLAAALRLALEGHEVEVLERGERPGGKAEGYRGIPSGPTVLTLPQITRALFERAGAAPPALCPVSPLTTYHYLGGRRFAPERDLEATLAQLDAAEGRAYRRLLEEARALYEGAARTFLLAPPPGLPQLTAYGLRHGLRAHPLSSLERLVRPAGPYLSPFFLRFATYMGANPYRAPAILHNIAWVELGLGVWHPQGGFSALACALEALCRAHGVTFRYGAAVGSLETAGGRVEAAYLQKGGRVRAEAFVAACDRAFTHWLLGRPFPEEPLGTSGFALQLDLEEDLGLSHHLLFSGDYRAEWAELERRGVALDPTIYLHTEGQRGFALVNAAARPVPDREEYARHLLGLLRARLPLPVREWRALAPQDYALTGHRGALYGPAPHGLLGALRPGWQLSGLSNLRQVGGTVHPGGGVPLALLSGWNGAGQLAGLAYDDLGAGEEP, encoded by the coding sequence GTGAGGGTGGTGGTGATCGGGGCGGGCTTCGCGGGCCTCGCGGCAGCGCTGCGGCTGGCCCTCGAGGGGCACGAGGTGGAGGTGCTCGAGCGCGGCGAGCGCCCGGGAGGCAAGGCCGAGGGCTACCGGGGTATTCCCAGCGGGCCCACCGTATTGACCTTGCCCCAGATCACCCGCGCGCTGTTCGAGCGCGCCGGAGCTGCGCCCCCTGCGTTGTGCCCGGTGTCACCGCTCACGACCTACCACTACCTGGGCGGTCGCCGCTTTGCTCCGGAGCGCGACTTGGAGGCCACGCTCGCACAGCTGGACGCCGCCGAGGGGCGGGCCTACCGGCGGCTGCTCGAGGAAGCCCGCGCGCTGTACGAGGGCGCGGCGCGCACCTTTTTGCTGGCCCCGCCGCCCGGTTTGCCGCAGCTGACCGCCTACGGCCTGCGCCACGGCCTGCGCGCCCACCCGCTCAGTTCCCTCGAGCGGCTGGTGCGGCCCGCAGGGCCATACCTGAGCCCGTTCTTCTTGCGCTTTGCCACCTACATGGGGGCGAATCCCTACCGTGCTCCGGCGATCTTGCACAACATCGCCTGGGTCGAGCTGGGGCTGGGGGTGTGGCACCCCCAGGGGGGCTTTTCCGCACTCGCGTGTGCGCTCGAGGCGCTGTGCCGCGCGCACGGCGTCACCTTCCGCTACGGAGCTGCGGTGGGTTCCCTGGAGACCGCGGGCGGGCGGGTGGAGGCCGCTTACCTGCAAAAAGGCGGGCGGGTGCGCGCGGAGGCTTTCGTGGCCGCCTGCGACCGGGCCTTTACCCACTGGCTGCTGGGCCGTCCCTTTCCCGAGGAGCCGCTGGGCACTTCGGGCTTTGCCCTGCAGCTCGACCTCGAAGAAGACCTGGGCCTGAGTCACCACCTCCTGTTTTCGGGCGATTACCGGGCCGAGTGGGCCGAGCTCGAGCGGCGCGGCGTCGCGCTGGACCCGACGATTTACCTGCACACCGAGGGGCAGCGCGGCTTCGCCCTGGTCAACGCCGCCGCGCGTCCGGTCCCCGACCGCGAGGAGTACGCGCGGCACCTGCTGGGCCTGCTGCGCGCACGCCTGCCGCTGCCCGTGCGCGAGTGGCGCGCGCTGGCCCCGCAAGATTACGCGCTCACCGGCCACCGGGGCGCTTTGTACGGCCCGGCACCGCACGGCCTGCTGGGCGCGTTGCGGCCCGGCTGGCAGCTGAGCGGCCTGAGCAACCTGCGGCAGGTGGGCGGTACCGTTCATCCGGGCGGCGGGGTTCCGCTCGCGCTGCTGTCCGGCTGGAACGGTGCCGGACAGCTGGCCGGGCTGGCCTACGACGACCTGGGAGCCGGGGAGGAGCCGTGA